One Sediminispirochaeta bajacaliforniensis DSM 16054 genomic window, ACCACATAGTTGGAGTCGCACTTGATCCAACCCGTTCCTCCGGGGAAGGCCCGTACCTTTTCCGAAACCACTGCCTTACTGCTTCCCGGGGCAAAGTAAGCACCAACCGGTGTCGAGACAATAACAACGAAGGGATGCTTTGCAATCCCAAGCCCAATAGCAGGTTCGGAGTAAGAAAAAGGCCGAAGGTAGACCGATTCACCGCTGCTAAAGTCATCCCGTTCCCAGGCCGAATCGTAGCCCGGCGCAAAGCCGAGTTTTTTGTTGCGAGCCACGACCTGCCGCGAGGCCTCGACAAAACGCTCCTGGGGGAAGGGAGGCATCATGAGCCCCTTCATCGAGCGGTAAAATCTGGCGGCATTTTGGTCCGGGCGAAACAGTTTGAGCCGACCATCCTTCTGCGGAAAGGCCTTCATTCCCTCAAAGCAGCCCATCCCGTATTGGGTCGTATAGTTGACCAGTGGGAGGTCGGGAAAGCTGTTTCGCTTCGCCAGCAACTCCTCCCTGTGCGTTTCATCAAGCGCCGCCTCCTCCGCGGGACTTTTGTGGGGTTTCTCGACATACTCCTCGGCCCACTCCTCTGCAAACCGGGCGACATAGACCCAGGGGTAGATCGAAAGCGTGAATCCTTTTGCCATTTCATCCTCCTCTATTGTGTATTCTTTTGGGCGCAACCCCGAACCGACGGTTCGGGGTACGGGCTTTCCGCTGCGGCGCTTCGCCTCCGGTATTCCGGTGCGGCCTACGGGCTCACTCCCGATCGCCCTGCCGCACCGCCGTCGGCTCCAGGGCCTTCGCTGCAATCCCTTGCGCGTTCCGATAGATAGAATCATTCTATTCCCCACCCGGCGACCGGTCAAGAAAGCCTTCCTTGTCGACGAAGAGAGAATCGTTCATAATGGGAAAAAAGCGGTATGGAGGAGATGATGAGTACAACAGAAACCACCAGTGTCGACAACGTCTGCATTCTTGCAGGAGGATCGGGAACCAGGCTCTGGCCAGCCAGCAACTCCGGGAGACCGAAGCAATTCATACCTGTCCATGAAGGAAAGAGCCTTCTTTTGCTTACCGTTGAACGTGCCCTTGCACTGGGAACGGGCGATCTCTTCATCGTCACCCTGGACGAACAGATCGACAGCGTAGCCGAAGAGTGTGCAAAGCTTTCCGTCGGCAAAGAGCGCATCAAACTGGTGGCCGAGCCCGCACCGCGAAATACTGCTCCCGCAATAGCTGCAGCGGCAAGCATCCTTCGCAACAATCACCGATCCGATGAAACCATGGCGGTCCTGCCCTCCGATCATCTTATCACCCCAACCGAAGCTTTTGCCGCTGATATGAAAGCCGCCGCATCTTTGGCTTCACGTGGTTTTCTCGTTACCTTTGGCATCCATCCCTCACGGCCCGAAACCGGCTACGGCTATATCGAGGCTGGCGAGGCGGTTGAGGGAGGGCGTCTTGTTCGCCGTTTCCGCGAGAAGCCCGACCTCCGGACTGCCGAAGCATTTTGCCGTTCCGGAGACTTTTTCTGGAACAGCGGCATGTTTTGTTTTCGTATCGATCGCTTTTTTGAAGAACTTGAGACAGGCAGGGAAGATATCGCCGGGGTCTTCTCGTCGATAACGGTTCGTGAACCGTCGCAGCGGCTTTCCGGTATGGATCTGTTCTTTCGCGATCCCGAAGTGAAAGCAGCCTACGGTCGTAGCCCCAGGGAATCGGTCGATTATGCCGTGATGGAAAAATGCCGTCGGACTGCGATGGTTGAGGCTTCTTTTACTTGGAACGATATCGGCAGTTGGGATGAGCTTTCCCAGGTCATTGACAACGACCTTGAACTCTCCGGACAAGAGCGTGGAAAGGCCATTGCAATCGATAGCAAGGGGTGCTTTGTCCATTCGGATCTTCCTGTGGCCCTTTGCGGGGTCGACGACCTTATCGTGGTACAAGAGAACGGTGTTTTGCTGGTTTGCAAAAAAGGAGAAGGACAACTTGTCAAAAAGGCTGTGGAGGCTTTTCGCGAGAAAGGGCTTAATCGGTTTTTGTAGGTTTCTATAGTGTCCGGAATCCTGGTGATTTCCAGGCTTCTGGACAGAAATGCTACTCTTTCGTAAGGGCCTCGGCACTTTCCAGTGCTATCTCACGTATCCTTACGGCAATCTCCACGCCGAGACGCCGTGCATCTTCTCCAAAGGGAGCAAGGGTTCGGTAGTATTGTCCCTCCTTTTCGAAGAGATCATGCAGCTCTTTTTCCGTCCCTTCGAGAGAAAGCAGTATTTGTCTGCTTCGAAAACGCTCGTCGGCAACAAAAAGAAGCGTGGAACGAATGCGGGAAAAGAGCTCTGCCTCTTTATGGAAGAGTTTTGTCATCGATGTAAAGGTCTTCTTATCGATCCTCTCCAGCATTGGTCCTGTTCCCTTTTGTCCGCCGTCCGAATCCTCTTTTTCGGCCAGGGTTGCATATCCCTGGCCGACCTTTCTCAGGATATCTCGGAGCCGGTAGGCGAAATTTTCCTTCAACGCTCCCCGTTTCTCTTCGGGAATGGAGGCGAGCAGCTCTTTCAGCTTCTCCATCTCCTGGTGATACTGCTTCAGCTGAAGCAGTATCATCTTCCCTGCAGCCTCCTGCCGCTTTTCCGGGGCTTCGGCAAAGAGCCGCTGGACGGCTCTAAGGAGCTCGGTCGGGTTGGATGGTGCAAAAACGTCCGATTTTCCTGATGGAGTTTCGCCTTCTTTTGTTTTTTGCTCTGCTTCTGTTAGCCTGCCGGAGGCGATTCTTCGCTGCTGAAGGGATGCCCAGATCCCCCCTGCCGTGGTAGCGGCTCCGTCCATTACCGAATCGAGCCCCCGCGAATCGTAGGCGAGGGAAGCCAGAGGGGCAAGGACCCTTCTGAGGACGCTTGTTTTGTATTCTATGATCCCCTCTTCGACGCTGGAACGAAGCTCATCCGCTTCCCTTTGCAGAAGGGATGCGGAAAGTCCTGCCGCCTTGGCTGCTGCGACGGGGTCGGTGGATACTTCCCGTAGATCAAACCAGTCGCCGGATATTCGGTGTTCCAGCTCACTGTTCACCCGAGCTTCTCCAGAAGCCAGCAGATATTCTCACCCAGTCGCCGCATGGTTTTCAGCCCCTCTTCATCTGCCTCGGCATCGCCGATGGCTCTGGCAATCCCCACATTCCAGTAACTCGACCCCGGGACGACCATATCGTTGATAAAGAAGAATTGGTTGATGCTCATAAGGGTGTGGGTATGGCCGGCACGCCTGGCAACGGCGATCCCCGCACCGATTTTGCGCGTGAGGGGATTCTCCGCCATCCCCCGCAGGGCATAACCGGCTCGATCTATCAGGGCCTTTACCTCCGGAGTCATGTCTGAAAAATAAACCGGCGAGGCGATAATGATCGCATCAGCCTTTTTCATGGCCTCGATCCAGCTGTTCATCGGATCATCGTCGTATATGCATCTTCCGTCGCCTGTTTTCCTGCAGTTCAGACAGGCTGTACAGCCCCGTACCATATGGCCGCCGATCTGCACCTTTTCGGCCTCGTGCCCCTTGTTCCGAATGGGCTCAAGGGCCGCGTCGATGTAACGGCTGGTGTTTCCTCCTTTACGGGGACTTCCGTTAAATGCAACAATTCTCATACAATACTCCTCATTTTTCTCAGTGTATCATAGTTTTTCCCCCTCTGTCCCCAAGGCTCCGGCCGGAAAATTCATGGAAAGGGGCATATATGTACTTTACTTTCTTCTGTATCCTACTTATTATTCGGCCATCGGCTGAAATTATGCATGTATCCATTGTAATATTCGCCGACTGTATTATGATAATAATAGCCGCAGTGGCGGCCCAGCCGGGTATCCGGCTGTAATTCCAAAGAAGGAGATTTCACATGAAGAAGTTTCTTGTTGTGATGATCACCCTGACGATGTTCGCGCCTATGCTGATGGCGGACGATGCCAAGGTGCTCCCAAAAGGAGTCCTGAGGACCTACCTGATACCTGCCTATTCCTTCGGTGATCAGAAATTCGATGGTGACGGCGATAAGGTCGACGGAGCCGAGATGAAGCTTTTCAATCTAAGCCTTGCTGCAGAGTATGGCCTCAACGATTTTGTCACCGTGGCACTCCAGTGGGCTCCCGGCTACAACCTCTACGGTACCACCGATGCATTTGATGATAGTCCATATGTCACCGGTGATGCTTCCGTTACCGGTCCCTTTGAACTCTTTGCCGGGACAAAGGTCCAGGTTATCGGCCCCAAGGCCCCGGTCCTGAGCGAGAAGGTCCGCCTTGCCGTTGCCGCCGGTCTGATCATTCCCATGGCCTTCGGCTATGATGCCGAAGATGAAGTAACAAATGCCTCATCCGGTAAGGACTTTCAAATCCTGGCTTCCGAGAACAACTTCGGTTTGGGAACCAGGTTTTATGCCGATTATATCCTCACCAAAGAGTTCTACGTAAACTTCTATAACGAGTTCAAGTACTACTTTTCGCCGGTGGACAGTGATAAATCATTACAGGCAACGATGGCAGGAGTCGATGAAGTGGATTACGGTTATAACTTGATCTTTGAGCTTGAACCCCACTTTGACAAGCCTATCGCGGACGGGCTTATCTTCGAAGCGAGCCTCCCTGTCACCTATGAGATGGCCCCTGAAACCGAGTACGACGGCGTCGGCCAGGATGACGCTTCCAAGTCCCTGACCCTTACCCCCGGAGTAGGCCTTTTTGTTACCAAAAGCCTTATCCCGGTTGAACTTTCTTTGGACTATGAGCTTCCTCTCTGGGGAGAAAATAGCCTTGCTCTTCAGTCCGTTATCTTCAAGCTTAAGGCCTACATGAAGTTCTGACGTTCCGCAGAGACTGCTTTGTACATCCCGCCGGTGCCAGCCGGCGGGTTTTTTTATATAGGCAGACTGGAGCATGCCGGGTAAGTAGCGATGCCATATCGTAATTAGTCTTATCATATTGTAGGTTTTTATGGAAAAAAGCTGCCGATTCCCGTAAAAGTTCTGACGTTCCGCAGGGACTGCTTCCGGGTAATCCCTACCGGTGCCAGCCGGATTGGGAGGAAGGCTCATCCTGCCGAGAACCGACAGCATCGAAAGCAAGGCTTA contains:
- the ilvE gene encoding branched-chain-amino-acid transaminase codes for the protein MAKGFTLSIYPWVYVARFAEEWAEEYVEKPHKSPAEEAALDETHREELLAKRNSFPDLPLVNYTTQYGMGCFEGMKAFPQKDGRLKLFRPDQNAARFYRSMKGLMMPPFPQERFVEASRQVVARNKKLGFAPGYDSAWERDDFSSGESVYLRPFSYSEPAIGLGIAKHPFVVIVSTPVGAYFAPGSSKAVVSEKVRAFPGGTGWIKCDSNYVVPILEKKAAEAAGYMETVFLDAAEHRYVEEGSSCNIFFLLKNDTLVTPALGDTILPGITRSSILKIASDILGVKTEERKISIDEAMEDAKECFVSGTAAGLSHLESITMKGKTACFGNGEMGELSRSLLKTLKGIQYGKIEDRFGWMVDVE
- a CDS encoding mannose-1-phosphate guanylyltransferase; amino-acid sequence: MSTTETTSVDNVCILAGGSGTRLWPASNSGRPKQFIPVHEGKSLLLLTVERALALGTGDLFIVTLDEQIDSVAEECAKLSVGKERIKLVAEPAPRNTAPAIAAAASILRNNHRSDETMAVLPSDHLITPTEAFAADMKAAASLASRGFLVTFGIHPSRPETGYGYIEAGEAVEGGRLVRRFREKPDLRTAEAFCRSGDFFWNSGMFCFRIDRFFEELETGREDIAGVFSSITVREPSQRLSGMDLFFRDPEVKAAYGRSPRESVDYAVMEKCRRTAMVEASFTWNDIGSWDELSQVIDNDLELSGQERGKAIAIDSKGCFVHSDLPVALCGVDDLIVVQENGVLLVCKKGEGQLVKKAVEAFREKGLNRFL
- a CDS encoding flavodoxin family protein; its protein translation is MRIVAFNGSPRKGGNTSRYIDAALEPIRNKGHEAEKVQIGGHMVRGCTACLNCRKTGDGRCIYDDDPMNSWIEAMKKADAIIIASPVYFSDMTPEVKALIDRAGYALRGMAENPLTRKIGAGIAVARRAGHTHTLMSINQFFFINDMVVPGSSYWNVGIARAIGDAEADEEGLKTMRRLGENICWLLEKLG